The proteins below come from a single Geobacillus thermoleovorans genomic window:
- the thyA gene encoding thymidylate synthase: MRQYLQLLEDILENGVEKEDRTGVGTLSVFGRQLRFNLQDGFPLVTTKKLHIRSIIYELLWFLKGDTNVRYLQENGVTIWDEWADENGDLGPIYGAQWRSWKGADGKTIDQIAWVVEEIKRNPHSRRLLVSAWNVAELDEMKLPPCHYAFQFYVANGRLSCMWQQRSVDTFLGLPFNIASYALLTHMIAQQCDLDVGELIFTGGDVHLYKNHLEQAKLQLTREPRPLPKLVIKRKPPSIFDYEYDDFEIVGYNPHPTIKAPVAV, from the coding sequence TTGCGGCAATATTTACAGCTTTTGGAGGATATTTTGGAAAACGGCGTCGAAAAAGAAGACCGAACGGGCGTCGGCACGCTGTCGGTGTTCGGCCGCCAGCTCCGCTTCAACTTACAAGATGGATTTCCGCTCGTGACAACGAAAAAATTGCATATCCGCTCCATCATTTATGAACTGCTTTGGTTTTTAAAAGGCGATACGAACGTCCGCTATTTGCAGGAGAATGGCGTGACGATTTGGGACGAGTGGGCGGACGAAAACGGCGATCTCGGCCCGATTTACGGCGCGCAATGGCGCTCGTGGAAGGGAGCAGACGGGAAAACCATCGACCAGATCGCATGGGTTGTCGAAGAGATCAAACGAAATCCGCATTCACGCCGGCTGCTGGTGAGCGCTTGGAATGTAGCGGAATTGGACGAGATGAAGCTGCCGCCGTGCCATTATGCCTTTCAGTTTTATGTCGCGAACGGTCGGTTGTCGTGCATGTGGCAGCAGCGCTCCGTTGATACGTTTTTAGGGCTGCCGTTTAACATTGCCAGCTACGCGCTGTTGACGCATATGATCGCCCAGCAATGCGATCTCGATGTCGGCGAACTCATTTTCACCGGCGGTGATGTCCATTTGTACAAAAACCATCTCGAACAGGCGAAACTGCAGCTGACGCGCGAGCCGCGCCCGCTGCCGAAGCTCGTGATCAAACGGAAGCCGCCGTCCATTTTCGATTACGAATACGACGATTTTGAAATTGTCGGCTACAACCCGCATCCGACGATTAAAGCACCGGTGGCTGTGTAA
- a CDS encoding OsmC family protein, which produces MKTTVVWNGNMSFSGQSASGVVIPIDAAKDVGGNDSGARPMELLLHALAGCTGIDIVLILRKMRLDVRAFSMEVEGTRADDHPKRFTEIHIHYALEGDLPEDKVVRAIRLSKEKYCSVSHSLNAAITASYSINGVRGKETI; this is translated from the coding sequence ATGAAAACGACGGTTGTATGGAACGGAAACATGTCATTCAGCGGCCAAAGCGCTTCCGGTGTGGTGATTCCGATCGACGCCGCGAAAGACGTCGGCGGCAACGATTCAGGCGCTCGGCCGATGGAGCTTTTGCTTCACGCCTTAGCCGGCTGCACCGGCATTGACATCGTTTTGATCTTGCGGAAAATGCGGCTTGATGTCCGCGCGTTTTCGATGGAAGTCGAAGGAACGCGCGCCGATGACCACCCAAAGCGGTTTACAGAGATTCATATTCATTACGCGCTCGAAGGCGATTTGCCGGAAGACAAGGTCGTCCGCGCTATTCGGTTGTCAAAAGAAAAATATTGTTCCGTTTCCCATTCGTTAAATGCCGCCATTACAGCGAGCTATTCGATCAACGGCGTGCGCGGGAAGGAGACGATCTAA
- a CDS encoding DegV family protein encodes MKPIKIVTDSTVDVPFSVLAEHGVEVVPLHLT; translated from the coding sequence ATGAAACCAATCAAAATTGTAACCGACTCAACGGTCGATGTGCCGTTTTCGGTGCTTGCCGAGCACGGCGTTGAAGTCGTTCCGCTTCATTTGACATAA
- a CDS encoding YndM family protein, with protein MKHIVPFVVKLAAWSVVLFSMFTIFDAPLSLISLMTIVTALVSYMIGDLFVLPRVGHFVAAALDVPLSFLLIWPVSFALIAPSVNMAYGAFFSALAIGAVEAFFHLYMENHVHEEARREEAHRWYDEGRWATEFAEEEEFKKEDDRA; from the coding sequence ATGAAACATATCGTTCCGTTTGTCGTCAAGCTCGCTGCTTGGAGCGTCGTCTTGTTTTCGATGTTTACGATCTTCGATGCCCCGCTTTCCTTGATTTCACTCATGACGATCGTGACGGCGCTTGTTTCTTATATGATCGGCGATCTGTTCGTGTTGCCGCGCGTCGGCCATTTTGTCGCTGCCGCTCTTGACGTGCCGCTTTCCTTTTTGCTTATTTGGCCGGTCAGCTTTGCCCTCATTGCCCCGTCCGTCAACATGGCATACGGCGCGTTTTTCAGCGCCTTGGCGATCGGGGCGGTTGAAGCGTTTTTCCATTTGTATATGGAAAACCATGTGCACGAAGAAGCAAGACGGGAAGAAGCGCACCGCTGGTATGATGAAGGAAGATGGGCGACGGAATTTGCCGAGGAAGAAGAGTTCAAAAAAGAGGACGACCGGGCATAG
- a CDS encoding YpjP family protein, which yields MPSWLRKTLVAAITVCTFGLVTPPASLLAAKEPPSDDAPSPDWKHSQADHAAEAVSVSLTREQFIEETMEKAVAQSYEKFGRKIAPVIEDEFRTVILPRIEEVIAGLAERCPEEELRYLAVSENPSGGQGERIFHLYRMDTGEDLVRFHVRREHPPQDGYWFQFHYHTCDDGFQAHYELGKIYWSKNTPPNWRT from the coding sequence CTGCCGTCTTGGCTTCGAAAAACGCTTGTTGCCGCCATTACCGTCTGCACGTTTGGACTCGTCACACCGCCCGCTTCGCTGCTCGCGGCCAAAGAGCCGCCGTCAGATGACGCCCCGTCTCCCGATTGGAAGCATTCCCAAGCAGACCATGCGGCGGAAGCTGTTTCTGTTTCGTTAACTCGTGAACAGTTTATCGAAGAGACGATGGAAAAGGCAGTGGCGCAGTCGTACGAAAAGTTCGGCCGCAAAATCGCCCCGGTTATTGAAGATGAATTTCGCACCGTCATCTTGCCGCGCATCGAAGAGGTGATTGCCGGGCTGGCTGAACGCTGTCCGGAAGAAGAGCTCCGTTATTTGGCCGTATCGGAAAATCCGTCCGGCGGGCAAGGGGAACGCATTTTCCATTTGTATCGCATGGACACAGGAGAAGATCTCGTCCGCTTTCACGTCCGCCGCGAACACCCGCCGCAGGACGGGTACTGGTTTCAATTTCACTATCATACTTGCGATGATGGCTTTCAAGCTCACTATGAACTCGGGAAAATCTACTGGTCCAAAAATACGCCGCCGAATTGGCGCACATAA
- a CDS encoding dihydrofolate reductase — MISHIVAMDENRVIGKDNRLPWHLPADLAYFKRVTMGHAIVMGRKTFEAIGRPLPGRENIVVTRNRSFRPEGCLVLHSLEEVKQWIASRADEVFIIGGAELFRATMPIVDRLYVTKIFASFPGDTFYPPISDDEWEIVSYTPGGKDEKNPYEHAFIIYERKKAK, encoded by the coding sequence ATGATTTCGCACATTGTGGCAATGGATGAAAACCGGGTGATCGGCAAAGACAACCGCTTGCCTTGGCATTTGCCGGCCGATTTGGCGTATTTTAAACGGGTGACAATGGGCCATGCCATCGTGATGGGGCGCAAGACGTTTGAAGCGATCGGCCGGCCGCTTCCCGGCCGGGAAAACATCGTCGTCACGCGCAACCGTTCGTTTCGCCCGGAAGGCTGCCTTGTGCTTCATTCGCTCGAGGAAGTCAAGCAATGGATCGCATCGCGCGCTGATGAAGTGTTTATCATCGGCGGGGCCGAACTGTTTCGGGCGACGATGCCGATTGTCGACCGGCTGTATGTGACAAAAATTTTTGCTTCCTTCCCCGGCGATACGTTTTATCCGCCCATTTCTGACGATGAATGGGAAATCGTTTCCTATACGCCAGGAGGGAAAGATGAAAAGAATCCGTATGAACACGCCTTTATCATTTATGAGCGGAAAAAGGCGAAATAG
- a CDS encoding DegV family protein — protein MAALVDGLYTPVAQVRSFSQAVSHLAGRLVEEQGAKRVEKIAIAHADAPRWAERLKEAVTDIIGYSPIDIVETTTVISIHTDPGALALMYYTEEAALDE, from the coding sequence ATCGCCGCTCTGGTTGACGGGCTGTATACGCCGGTTGCCCAGGTTCGCAGCTTTTCGCAAGCGGTGTCCCATTTGGCGGGCCGTCTTGTCGAGGAACAAGGGGCCAAACGGGTAGAGAAAATCGCCATCGCCCATGCCGATGCTCCTCGGTGGGCGGAGCGGCTCAAGGAAGCGGTGACAGACATCATCGGCTATTCACCGATTGACATCGTTGAAACAACGACGGTCATTTCCATTCACACCGATCCTGGGGCGTTGGCGCTCATGTACTACACGGAGGAAGCGGCGCTTGATGAATAA
- a CDS encoding YpmP family protein has product MLFKSLEFQNAYGQKVKIIEIPVLEEENTYRFMVQLRLEAFIAKVYRSRTNRSVYSFREHLKKVLKWPVYEQIFKETALKHNA; this is encoded by the coding sequence TTGCTATTCAAAAGCCTCGAGTTTCAAAACGCGTATGGGCAGAAGGTCAAGATTATCGAAATTCCAGTATTGGAGGAAGAGAATACGTACCGATTCATGGTCCAACTGCGCTTGGAGGCGTTTATTGCAAAAGTGTATCGGTCGAGAACAAACCGTTCCGTTTACTCGTTCCGCGAACATTTGAAGAAAGTGCTGAAATGGCCGGTATATGAACAGATCTTTAAAGAAACGGCGTTAAAGCATAATGCATGA
- a CDS encoding anthrax toxin lethal factor-related metalloendopeptidase gives MKRLWTSLLAALFAIPLLSLSPYPAAHGVLLQESGLDLRDIPSRDVLGRIVIVPETAFPAAEANKTIQTLARMDRSILEQAAAHHIYIQLLTGPITNEPTARHLRGKTPRGYAPGSKTWDDVPGIGGSHLVLVRLGHSEKGKGHGSVNLELHEFAHSLDYIVFDRIHETDEFQAIWREEAPRLFPGESYFLTYPEEYFAESFAYYYASDKTRHTLRAAAPNTYAFIRGLAERAS, from the coding sequence ATGAAACGATTGTGGACTAGTTTGTTGGCAGCGCTGTTCGCGATTCCGCTTCTATCGCTTTCGCCGTACCCGGCCGCCCACGGCGTGCTGCTTCAAGAAAGCGGCCTTGATCTTCGGGACATTCCGTCCCGTGACGTGCTCGGCCGCATTGTGATCGTGCCCGAGACAGCGTTTCCCGCTGCGGAGGCGAACAAGACCATTCAGACGCTTGCCCGCATGGATCGCAGCATTTTAGAGCAGGCGGCTGCTCATCATATTTACATTCAGCTGTTGACAGGCCCTATTACGAATGAACCGACAGCTCGCCACTTGCGTGGGAAAACCCCGCGCGGCTATGCGCCGGGATCCAAAACATGGGATGACGTGCCGGGCATCGGCGGGTCGCATTTGGTGCTCGTCCGTCTCGGCCATAGCGAAAAAGGGAAAGGACACGGCTCGGTCAATTTGGAGCTGCATGAGTTTGCTCATTCGCTCGATTACATCGTATTTGACCGCATTCATGAAACGGACGAATTTCAAGCGATTTGGCGGGAGGAGGCGCCGCGGCTTTTTCCTGGCGAATCTTATTTTTTGACCTATCCAGAAGAGTATTTTGCCGAGTCGTTTGCCTATTATTATGCAAGCGACAAGACGCGGCACACGCTGCGGGCGGCAGCGCCGAACACATACGCATTCATCCGTGGATTGGCGGAGCGGGCCTCGTAA
- a CDS encoding SCO family protein, protein MWKRIALFLVVLLLAACGKTIPDAKNWPVEDFTFVDQTGKPFGLRDLKGKVWVADFIFTNCETVCPPMTAHMAKLKQMAKKEGLDVEFVSFSVDPEVDTPEKLAAYAKQFTDDLSNWHLLTGYSPAEISELAQKSFKTIVQKPANDDQVVHGTSFYLVGPDGKVVQTYSGVQDVPYETILEHIKIVQSSQ, encoded by the coding sequence ATGTGGAAACGAATCGCGCTTTTTCTCGTTGTTCTTTTGCTGGCGGCGTGCGGAAAAACGATTCCGGACGCCAAAAACTGGCCGGTGGAGGACTTTACGTTTGTCGATCAGACGGGCAAGCCGTTTGGGCTTCGCGACTTAAAAGGAAAAGTGTGGGTCGCCGATTTTATTTTTACAAATTGCGAAACGGTTTGTCCGCCGATGACGGCCCATATGGCGAAATTAAAACAAATGGCAAAGAAAGAAGGACTGGATGTCGAGTTTGTCTCCTTCAGCGTTGATCCGGAAGTCGACACGCCCGAAAAACTGGCGGCGTATGCGAAACAATTTACAGACGACCTATCAAACTGGCATTTGCTTACCGGATACAGCCCGGCCGAAATTAGCGAGCTGGCGCAAAAAAGCTTTAAAACGATCGTGCAAAAGCCAGCCAATGACGATCAAGTCGTGCATGGCACCAGCTTTTATTTGGTCGGGCCGGACGGAAAAGTGGTTCAGACGTACAGCGGCGTGCAAGATGTGCCGTACGAAACGATTTTAGAGCATATCAAAATCGTGCAGTCGTCGCAATGA
- the plsY gene encoding glycerol-3-phosphate 1-O-acyltransferase PlsY — protein sequence MTALILLLAYLLGSIPFGLLVGKIGYGIDIREHGSGNLGGTNTFRVLGAKAGTIVIVGDMLKGTLAASLPMLFSVPVHPLLAGAIAVVGHMYPVFAKFRGGKAVATSGGVMLFYSPLFFLSLIAVFLVVLAVSRYVSLSSMAAALYAVVYTVFFTDDIPLTVAVLLLASFIFYRHRANIQRILNKTEPKVKWPGKRS from the coding sequence ATGACCGCACTCATTTTGCTTCTTGCTTATCTTCTCGGCTCGATTCCGTTTGGCCTTCTTGTCGGGAAAATCGGCTACGGGATCGACATCCGCGAACACGGGAGCGGCAATCTTGGGGGAACAAACACGTTCCGCGTGCTTGGGGCGAAAGCGGGAACGATCGTCATTGTCGGCGATATGCTAAAAGGGACGCTGGCGGCGAGCTTGCCGATGCTTTTTTCCGTCCCCGTGCATCCGCTTTTGGCCGGGGCGATCGCCGTAGTCGGCCATATGTATCCGGTGTTCGCCAAATTCCGCGGCGGCAAGGCGGTGGCGACATCGGGCGGGGTGATGCTGTTTTATTCGCCGTTGTTCTTTTTGTCGCTCATCGCCGTGTTTCTTGTCGTCTTGGCTGTTTCACGCTACGTCTCCCTGTCATCGATGGCCGCGGCGCTGTATGCGGTCGTGTACACCGTCTTTTTCACGGACGACATTCCATTGACGGTGGCGGTGTTGTTGCTGGCTTCGTTTATCTTTTATCGTCATCGCGCCAACATTCAACGCATCTTGAACAAAACGGAGCCAAAAGTGAAATGGCCAGGCAAACGCTCATGA
- a CDS encoding SGNH/GDSL hydrolase family protein, with protein MRRWGWLLCCWLLAGCVSLSAGGKPERPHEAAVKQTEAKPLPKDIHLVALGDSLTEGVGDGEGKGGYVGRLVPLLSAEDGVRTVTVTNLGKRGRRIVELKPVIKAHEREISQADLVLVTIGGNDVMNVVRSHFFDLSHERFVKEAKAFASRLDHLILSLRTVNPDAVVVLVGLYNPFSSTLPNIPEIDDVIAEWNSASLAVLSRYERTIFVDIQDIFADRDDLLYRDEFHPNAAGYEQMAIRVYEALKERKEWWIGRLLQ; from the coding sequence ATGAGACGGTGGGGATGGTTGTTGTGCTGCTGGCTGCTCGCCGGATGCGTGTCGCTTTCGGCGGGCGGAAAGCCGGAGCGCCCGCATGAAGCCGCCGTCAAGCAGACGGAAGCAAAGCCGCTTCCGAAAGATATACATTTGGTCGCTTTGGGCGATTCGTTGACGGAAGGAGTCGGGGATGGCGAAGGGAAAGGGGGCTATGTTGGCCGCCTTGTCCCGCTCCTTTCGGCAGAAGACGGAGTGCGGACGGTCACCGTGACGAATTTAGGAAAACGCGGCCGGCGCATTGTGGAGCTCAAGCCAGTCATCAAGGCGCATGAAAGGGAAATCAGCCAAGCGGATCTCGTCCTTGTCACGATCGGCGGCAATGATGTGATGAATGTCGTCCGTTCACATTTTTTTGATTTGTCGCACGAACGGTTTGTGAAAGAGGCAAAGGCATTTGCCTCTCGATTGGACCATCTCATTCTATCATTGCGCACGGTGAACCCCGATGCCGTCGTTGTGCTCGTCGGCTTATACAACCCGTTTTCGAGCACGTTGCCGAACATTCCGGAAATCGATGATGTCATCGCTGAGTGGAACAGCGCCAGCCTGGCAGTGCTTTCACGGTATGAGCGAACGATTTTTGTCGATATCCAAGACATTTTTGCTGACCGCGATGATTTGCTCTACCGCGATGAGTTTCATCCGAATGCCGCAGGATACGAACAGATGGCCATACGGGTGTATGAAGCGTTAAAGGAACGAAAAGAATGGTGGATAGGGAGATTGCTGCAATGA
- a CDS encoding YpmS family protein, translating into MNWKRAFWMLAAVNAAVIVLAAAWLLKPSPPVKRPAHPDVEGASFTVYSKKAHLNAIMNDYLAEKTKGHPLQYRVWLADRVYVSSEIPILGRSVELVVSFVPKVIKGGNVELTEPTISLGDWKLPVTYVLRYLQKHAPLPDEVAIDPEHTRVYVALTDIRFGNGYQVAAKKIDLAADEIVFTLTIPTKQHQ; encoded by the coding sequence ATGAATTGGAAACGAGCGTTTTGGATGTTGGCGGCTGTCAACGCGGCGGTCATTGTTTTAGCCGCCGCCTGGCTGCTTAAGCCGTCTCCGCCGGTGAAACGGCCGGCGCATCCGGATGTCGAAGGAGCCTCATTTACTGTTTACTCGAAGAAAGCGCATTTGAACGCCATCATGAACGACTATTTGGCAGAAAAAACGAAAGGCCATCCGCTGCAATACCGCGTTTGGCTCGCCGATCGCGTCTATGTTTCAAGCGAAATCCCCATTTTAGGCCGCTCGGTCGAACTTGTCGTCTCGTTTGTGCCCAAAGTAATCAAAGGAGGGAATGTCGAGCTCACGGAGCCGACGATTTCGCTCGGCGACTGGAAGCTGCCAGTGACGTATGTGCTTCGCTACTTACAAAAGCACGCCCCGCTGCCGGATGAAGTGGCGATTGACCCGGAGCACACCCGCGTCTACGTCGCGCTCACGGACATTCGCTTTGGCAACGGTTATCAGGTGGCGGCAAAAAAAATCGATTTGGCCGCCGATGAGATCGTGTTTACCTTAACAATTCCGACGAAGCAGCACCAGTAA
- the ilvA gene encoding threonine ammonia-lyase IlvA — translation MEQQLKRKQGAVYVEDILIAYHTLKDVVFHTPLQKNPLLSERYECNVYLKREDLQVVRSFKLRGAYNRMKHLTDEERRNGVVCASAGNHAQGVAYSCRALGVHGKIYMPATTPRQKVSQVQLFGKDMVEIVLVGDTFDDSYNEAVKCAEAEGRTFIHPFDDEYVIAGQGTIGVEVLNDCDEPIDFLFASIGGGGLMAGLGTYVKSISPSTKVIGVEPAGAPSMKAALERGHVVTLDEIDKFVDGAAVKTVGEKTFALCRGVLDDIVVVPEGKVCTTILELYNENAIVAEPAGALPIAALDFYKEQIRGKTVVCVISGGNNDIDRMQEIKERSMIYEGLQHYFIVNFPQRAGALREFLDEVLGPTDDITRFEYTKKNNKESGPALVGIELKRREDYAPLIERMKKKGFPFQEVNKDPNLFHLLI, via the coding sequence ATGGAACAACAGCTGAAACGGAAGCAAGGGGCGGTATACGTCGAGGACATTTTGATCGCGTATCATACGCTGAAGGATGTTGTTTTCCATACGCCGCTGCAAAAAAATCCGCTGTTATCCGAGCGCTACGAGTGCAATGTCTACTTAAAGCGCGAGGATTTGCAAGTCGTGCGTTCGTTTAAGTTGCGCGGGGCGTACAACCGGATGAAGCATTTAACCGATGAGGAGCGGAGAAACGGGGTGGTATGCGCCAGCGCCGGCAACCATGCCCAAGGGGTGGCCTATTCATGCCGGGCGCTTGGCGTGCACGGGAAAATTTATATGCCGGCGACGACGCCTCGGCAAAAAGTGTCGCAAGTGCAGCTGTTTGGCAAAGACATGGTCGAGATCGTGCTTGTCGGCGACACGTTTGACGATTCATACAACGAAGCGGTGAAGTGCGCCGAGGCGGAAGGGCGGACGTTCATCCATCCGTTTGATGATGAATACGTCATTGCCGGACAGGGGACGATTGGCGTCGAGGTGTTAAACGACTGTGATGAACCGATCGACTTTTTGTTCGCCAGCATCGGCGGCGGGGGATTGATGGCCGGACTAGGGACGTATGTGAAAAGCATTTCTCCGTCCACCAAAGTCATCGGGGTCGAGCCGGCTGGCGCCCCATCGATGAAAGCGGCGCTCGAGCGCGGACATGTGGTGACGCTCGATGAAATCGACAAGTTCGTTGACGGCGCTGCCGTCAAGACGGTCGGGGAAAAGACATTCGCCTTATGCCGCGGGGTGCTTGATGACATCGTCGTCGTTCCGGAAGGAAAAGTATGCACGACGATTTTGGAGCTGTACAACGAAAACGCCATTGTCGCTGAACCGGCAGGGGCGCTGCCGATCGCCGCGCTTGATTTTTACAAGGAACAAATCCGAGGCAAAACAGTCGTCTGCGTCATAAGCGGCGGCAACAACGACATCGACCGGATGCAGGAAATCAAAGAGCGTTCGATGATTTACGAAGGACTGCAGCACTATTTCATCGTCAACTTCCCGCAGCGGGCTGGGGCGTTGCGTGAGTTTTTGGATGAAGTGCTTGGGCCGACCGATGACATCACCCGGTTTGAATACACGAAGAAAAACAACAAAGAAAGCGGACCGGCGCTTGTGGGCATCGAGCTGAAACGGCGCGAAGACTACGCGCCGCTCATCGAGCGGATGAAGAAAAAAGGCTTCCCGTTCCAAGAAGTGAACAAAGACCCGAACTTGTTCCATTTATTGATCTAA
- a CDS encoding RsmF rRNA methyltransferase first C-terminal domain-containing protein, translating to MRLPEAFVAKMKKLLDEEADEFFAVYENEKINGLRVNPLKTDPGAWAKTAPFSLSPVPFCPTGFYYEPDEQPGKHPYHAAGLYYIQEPSAMAVAEALRPAPGERVLDLCAAPGGKTTQLGAMMENKGLLVANEIHPKRVKALAENVERFGLTNTVVVNETPEALAEQFPGFFDKILVDAPCSGEGMFRKDEEAASFWSPAYVEECAARQRRILESAYAMLKEGGILVYSTCTFSPEENEQTIEWLLETYEDLQLLPIAKIGGIEPGRPEWTKTNRSDLVHTARLWPHRLKGEGHFVAKLQKQRPTSPWRGRWAKSSAPKAAIRLYRQFEQEALRTERDGTFVSFGAHLTVLPERCPDLSGLKIVRAGLHLGDVKKERFEPNHALALALRTEEAKHVLDLSSASREIVQYWRGETLSTGGDRGWLLVAVDGFPFAWGKEVKGTVKNFYPKGLRLI from the coding sequence TTGAGATTGCCGGAAGCATTTGTCGCGAAAATGAAGAAGCTGCTTGATGAAGAAGCAGACGAGTTTTTCGCTGTTTATGAAAATGAAAAAATCAACGGCTTGCGCGTCAATCCGTTGAAAACCGACCCGGGCGCATGGGCAAAAACGGCGCCCTTTTCCCTTTCCCCGGTGCCGTTTTGCCCGACCGGGTTTTATTATGAGCCGGACGAACAGCCGGGAAAGCATCCGTACCATGCGGCCGGCCTGTATTACATTCAAGAACCGAGCGCGATGGCGGTCGCCGAAGCGCTGCGTCCCGCCCCTGGGGAGAGGGTGCTTGACTTGTGCGCCGCCCCTGGCGGGAAAACGACCCAGCTTGGAGCGATGATGGAAAACAAAGGGCTGCTTGTCGCCAACGAAATCCACCCGAAACGGGTCAAAGCGCTCGCAGAGAACGTCGAACGGTTCGGCTTGACGAACACCGTTGTCGTCAATGAAACTCCCGAGGCGCTTGCCGAGCAGTTTCCGGGCTTTTTTGACAAAATTTTAGTCGACGCCCCCTGTTCCGGCGAAGGAATGTTTCGCAAGGATGAAGAGGCCGCTTCGTTTTGGAGCCCGGCTTATGTGGAAGAATGTGCGGCCAGACAGCGGCGCATTTTGGAAAGCGCCTATGCGATGCTGAAAGAAGGCGGCATTCTCGTCTATTCCACGTGCACGTTCTCTCCGGAGGAAAACGAACAAACGATTGAATGGCTGCTTGAGACGTACGAGGATTTGCAGTTGTTGCCCATTGCGAAAATCGGCGGCATCGAGCCAGGGCGGCCGGAGTGGACGAAAACCAATCGATCCGATCTCGTACACACCGCCCGCCTTTGGCCGCACCGTCTGAAAGGGGAAGGGCATTTTGTCGCCAAACTCCAAAAACAGCGGCCCACCTCACCTTGGCGAGGGCGGTGGGCGAAATCGAGCGCGCCAAAAGCCGCTATCCGCCTGTATCGCCAGTTTGAACAAGAGGCATTGCGGACAGAGCGAGACGGCACGTTCGTGTCATTTGGCGCCCATTTGACTGTGTTGCCCGAGCGTTGCCCGGATTTGTCCGGTTTGAAAATCGTCCGCGCCGGGTTGCACTTAGGGGATGTGAAAAAAGAGCGGTTTGAGCCGAACCATGCCCTTGCCTTGGCGTTGCGGACAGAGGAAGCGAAACATGTGCTTGACCTATCGAGCGCGAGCCGCGAAATCGTCCAATATTGGCGCGGCGAGACGCTTTCCACCGGCGGCGACCGCGGTTGGCTGCTTGTGGCCGTGGATGGATTTCCGTTCGCCTGGGGGAAAGAAGTGAAAGGAACGGTGAAAAACTTTTATCCAAAAGGGCTCCGTCTCATCTGA